DNA from Alkalispirochaeta americana:
TGAAGGAGGCCCCGAAAACATTGCCTGCACATCAGCAAACGTTGAGTTCTCGCACATAAAGTATCATACCAAGCTTTCTTCAGAGGGGCCCACATTAGAGGTTGATGAAAGATCACCATTCAACATGATCTGCAAGATGATCTCGTCGGTTCTACACATACCATCCCTTGCAAGGACTCCTATATTTCTTATTGTTGTACAGGCATCTTTAGCAACGATTCCCTCCCCGGGAGTAATTCTCTTGCCTTTCAAAGAGAGGACACATGCCAGGAGGCCATTTTGCACAGCCAATGCAATTTTCATCGCGCAACTAGGCTTTGCCCCATCACATATCATGCCTGAAATTCCTCCCAAAGCCGTATTAATGGTATCCTCAATTTCAGGTAGTCGGCCTCCCATCATATATGCAGTTCCACACCCCGCCCCCGTCGCAGCTGTGACCACCCCGCAGAAAGCGGAAATTCGATCACTGAAATGCTTCTGGTACAGAGCCATGAGATGACTGACGGCAAGAGCCCTCGTCACAATTTCCTTCTTCATACCGAGATCCTTAGCAATACTGAGAACTGGTAGCGAAGCTGTAATACCTTGATTTCCACTTCCTGAGTTTATAACCACGGGACAGCTGTTTCCCGACATCCGGGCATCGGAAGCCGCAGCAGCCCAAGCCGAGGCTCGCGTTATTCCAGACATTGTAAGATCAGTACTACTTCCTTCAAATCCATCATCAATCGATAACAGCGTTTTCCCTATGTTTAAACCCCACCCTTGGGCCATGCCCTGCCGGGCCGCCTCTAGATTGACTACAGCAGCATCGTAGATGAAGGCGATATCTTCAATTGGCACTTCGTCCGCAAAACGGATGATTCGTTCAGGAGAAACTTCATCAAGCACCTCCTGACAATTTGGTTGGCCTGCGTTTCCTGCATTCAGATTTTCAAATATAACGCCCCCATTTGTCGCAATGTAGGTAACGTGATTGTGCTCATGCTGTATCACCACTTCGGAACTATTGTGATCACCTTCGGCCACAACTTTTATATATAGACCGTCGTATCTATGATCAATGTCAATGCTAATCATTCCTGATTTCACAAGCTTTTCAGCATGTGGAAGGGACTCGGAACTGATGCCAGAAAGAACCTCAAGTTCTGTCTCGGAATCACCGAACAGGTAGCCCAAGGCAGCCGCGATAAACAGCCCTTTCTGACTACTCCCCGGAATTCCAACCTTGAACCCGTTCTTGAAAACATCTTTGCTAACAACAATTGAAAGCTTCGCAAGCTCATCACAGAGATACCTCCTTGAAGTTGCGCATGCAAGGGCTACTGCAGCGGGCTCAGTACATCCTACAGAGGTAACAAGCTCTCTTCGTAACATAGCGAGAAGTTTTAGATTGATATTTTCCATGTTTTTTCCTTATTTTTTATCCCTTCAAAGAACCTGTCATAAGTCCTGCAATTTGAAACCGCTGGAGCATGAAATAGATCCCTATAAGGGGGATAACAGATACCGCCGCTCCAGCCATAATAACTTGCCATGGAGTGGACAACCCTTCAGCTGTTGGTAGTAACGAGATTGCCACAGTTAGCGTATACATGACCCTTGAACGCATGAACAACAATGGCCACAAGAGTTCATTCCATCGGACAATAAAAGAAATCGATCCCCATGCGGCCAGAGCAGGTGTAATATTTGGAAGCACGATGTTCCAGAATATTCTGAATTCGCCACACCCATCGATACGGGACTGCTCCATGACAGAAGACGGAAAAGCCGTAATATACTGCCTCATATAAAATATGCCAATTGCAGTAGCAATTTTTGGAACAATGAGAGACAGCAAGTTGTTAACCCAACCTAAGTTCCTAATTATTATAAATACTGGAATTACGCTCGTTTCTTCAGGAACCATCATTGTAGCAATCATCACAAAAAACATGACTTCTTTTCCAGGAAACTCATATTTCGCAAAGGCAAATCCTGCTAAAGCGCAGAAAAACACCGTCGTGAGAGCTCCAAATGATGACACAACAACACTATTCAACATATTCCGATAGAGAGGAATAATCTGGTTCACACGAATGAAGTTATCAAATGTCGGACTCAAAACATAAAGCGAGCTTAATCCCGTAACACTCTCTCCCGGAGACTTCATTGCAATGATAAACATGAACAAAAAAGGAAAAACAGATAAGATCATGATAAACAAAAGTACAAATATTAACAAATTGCGCTCAACAATGCTTATTTTCATAATATTTACTCACATGCTCATTTCTTTGTTTCGACGAGTCATTGATTTGATTTGCAGGGATGACACTAAAAGCAAGATAAGAGCCAGGGCATACCCAATGGTAGATGCATAGCCCAGATTGAAGAACTCAAAACCATTTACATACAGGTATTGAACAATAGACATTGATGAATTACCTGGCCCTCCTCGTGTTAGAGCATAAGGCTGAGCAAATATTCTAAAAGATTCTATAGTTAAAGTTATAAAGCAAAAAGACAGAATAGTGCTAATAAGAGGAATAGTTATCTTAACTAAGCGGTGAAAGGCATTTGCCCCCTCTATAAAAGCCGCCTCATAATACTGATGATCAACACTTTTAAGTCCAGAATATATGATCAGCATGTACCAAGGAACAAGCCTCCATATAATAAGAACAGATATTGGAATCTTTGATAATCTTGTACTAATAAGCCAAGGCTGTGGATCAAATCCAAAATAAACAAATATTATGTTTACCAGACCAACTTCATGATCAAAGATCATCCTAAATATCAAAGCAGCCGCGACCCAAGAAACAATGTACGGCAAAAACAATACAGTTTGAATTAACTCTCTTTTCTTCAGCCATGAACTATCGATAATACAGGCCAAAAATAAAGAAATTGGTATTATTGTAGAAACACTCACAATCCAATAAAAGACTGTATTTATAAGGGCTTTTTGAAATTGCTCGCTTGAGAGCATTCTTTGGTAATTCTCAAAACCAATAAAATCCATGTTGCCAAGCCCTGACCATTGATGAAAGCTCAGCACAAAGGACCATACAAGCGGAATCAGCTGGAACAAGACAAAAAGAACAAAGTAGGGAGCAATGAACATGTAAACTATACGGTGTTTCCACATTCTTGCCCATAAACTATCGACTCTCATGATGTATACTCCATTCGTTATAGATCACCCGGCAGGAATCATTCGCTCATACCGGGTGGAGACCAATCATATTTGCATTTCGTTATCGAGCTGCTGGAGCCTTTCGAATTCTCTGCCTTAGTATCCTTCCCATGTTAGCGACCGCCTGATCCATTGATTGATCTCCCGCAACATATTTTTCCAGTTCTGCAGAAATGATGGAGTCAGCCTCAGCATCAACATTTGTAACCCTGAGGTTTGGAGCAAAGTTCACCAAACCTTTGGTTTCCATACCCAGGAGAGACTGACCGCCATAATAGTGAGTCGGTTGAGACCAGTAGGGATCTTCCAAAGTTTTCTTTACAATGGGCGCGGAAACTGTCTGATTCTGGCCAATCATTTTTTCTGTCCAGTCAATCCTTGCCTCGTTGTTGAACTGAAAGTCCAACATCATTTCAAGGTACAAATCCTTGTAAGGCGCTCCTCCCGGAGGATTGAGGATCACATCAATGGCCGCAACAGGGGCGCCACGCAACCCAATGTTTTCAAACATGGGCGCAGGCATCATCCTCCAGTCACCTTCCATATCAGGCAGATTCTGCCTGAGAAATTGATCCCAGAAAGCACCAATGTAAAAGGTTGCAATCCGTCCATCACGGGTTGCATCGTACAACTGGGGCTGAAACATTGAAGCGGTGAGCAACAAGTCTTCTGACTTAAGTGTATCAAGAGTATTGAACGCAAGCAGGGA
Protein-coding regions in this window:
- a CDS encoding carbohydrate ABC transporter permease, which codes for MRVDSLWARMWKHRIVYMFIAPYFVLFVLFQLIPLVWSFVLSFHQWSGLGNMDFIGFENYQRMLSSEQFQKALINTVFYWIVSVSTIIPISLFLACIIDSSWLKKRELIQTVLFLPYIVSWVAAALIFRMIFDHEVGLVNIIFVYFGFDPQPWLISTRLSKIPISVLIIWRLVPWYMLIIYSGLKSVDHQYYEAAFIEGANAFHRLVKITIPLISTILSFCFITLTIESFRIFAQPYALTRGGPGNSSMSIVQYLYVNGFEFFNLGYASTIGYALALILLLVSSLQIKSMTRRNKEMSM
- a CDS encoding carbohydrate ABC transporter permease → MKISIVERNLLIFVLLFIMILSVFPFLFMFIIAMKSPGESVTGLSSLYVLSPTFDNFIRVNQIIPLYRNMLNSVVVSSFGALTTVFFCALAGFAFAKYEFPGKEVMFFVMIATMMVPEETSVIPVFIIIRNLGWVNNLLSLIVPKIATAIGIFYMRQYITAFPSSVMEQSRIDGCGEFRIFWNIVLPNITPALAAWGSISFIVRWNELLWPLLFMRSRVMYTLTVAISLLPTAEGLSTPWQVIMAGAAVSVIPLIGIYFMLQRFQIAGLMTGSLKG
- a CDS encoding L-cysteine desulfidase family protein, with protein sequence MENINLKLLAMLRRELVTSVGCTEPAAVALACATSRRYLCDELAKLSIVVSKDVFKNGFKVGIPGSSQKGLFIAAALGYLFGDSETELEVLSGISSESLPHAEKLVKSGMISIDIDHRYDGLYIKVVAEGDHNSSEVVIQHEHNHVTYIATNGGVIFENLNAGNAGQPNCQEVLDEVSPERIIRFADEVPIEDIAFIYDAAVVNLEAARQGMAQGWGLNIGKTLLSIDDGFEGSSTDLTMSGITRASAWAAAASDARMSGNSCPVVINSGSGNQGITASLPVLSIAKDLGMKKEIVTRALAVSHLMALYQKHFSDRISAFCGVVTAATGAGCGTAYMMGGRLPEIEDTINTALGGISGMICDGAKPSCAMKIALAVQNGLLACVLSLKGKRITPGEGIVAKDACTTIRNIGVLARDGMCRTDEIILQIMLNGDLSSTSNVGPSEESLV